In Tachysurus vachellii isolate PV-2020 chromosome 1, HZAU_Pvac_v1, whole genome shotgun sequence, a genomic segment contains:
- the LOC132861656 gene encoding transmembrane protein 200C, with protein MIATGGLLRISRRQDSLRNKNRAENKRRRKARKKMKNNVVVVKGKLKLVSASGLVAAVGLIVLMVGITMAVLGYWPKETSAYPKVFPREKQPMKQASDFRKNLRPGLKLTNNTKLWIKLHWNSSDGVINATKPNFRPVGYLEGVFTTYLYSDNLKVFGPLVMGIGIFLFICANAVLHENRDKKTKIIDLRDIYSTVIDIHSLRSKGHAPLNGLLGCTQSKEGDLTSASYKTAMPSRGSWPSTVSCKEKDYSRSSFARKFSWCRERQSLTEAIYTIYRDQNRFESKSQRKEPAPAPKEWETRSIVSSSVNAFTLPVIKLNNHEMEAREVHKAEHATPCSLADKLHPECQGSGCSEELLSTAIQTKAEVLRAGLSVSRDSKLSSDVSSICQQQLQLPDSGFRILGSHLSLNALSDLGTARHEERSRRFSCPRLDRLGSKGYIKLAALGGDSFEAPDGAPETGVEGPEQAGTQSYIMNTHISPNNSITQLHIEPSISNSQTADADMDPKTNLQQGEKV; from the coding sequence ATGATAGCGACAGGCGGGCTCCTGAGGATCTCCCGGCGGCAGGATTCACTGCGCAACAAGAACCGAGCGGAGAACAAGCGAAGAAGGAAAGCaaggaagaagatgaagaacaatgtggtggtggtgaaggGTAAGCTGAAGCTGGTCTCTGCATCTGGCCTGGTTGCAGCAGTCGGATTGATCGTCTTAATGGTGGGAATTACGATGGCTGTCCTTGGATACTGGCCCAAAGAAACCTCTGCTTACCCAAAAGTCTTTCCAAGAGAGAAGCAGCCAATGAAACAGGCAAGTGATTTTAGAAAAAACCTCCGACCAGGATTGAAGTTAACGAACAACACCAAGCTGTGGATAAAGCTGCACTGGAATAGCAGCGATGGTGTGATTAATGCTACCAAGCCTAATTTCCGACCTGTTGGATATCTTGAAGGCGTGTTCACCACTTATCTGTACTCCGACAACCTCAAAGTGTTTGGACCACTGGTCATGGGTATTGGTATCTTCCTTTTTATTTGCGCCAATGCCGTGCTCCACGAGAACCGTGACAAGAAGACCAAAATCATTGACCTGAGGGACATTTACTCTACGGTTATAGACATTCATAGCTTGCGCTCAAAAGGCCATGCCCCTCTTAACGGGCTGTTAGGATGCACGCAGTCCAAGGAAGGAGATCTTACATCAGCCTCATATAAGACAGCCATGCCTTCAAGAGGCTCGTGGCCTTCTACTGTGTCGTGTAAAGAAAAGGATTACAGCAGATCATCGTTTGCCAGAAAGTTTAGCTGGTGTAGAGAAAGGCAGTCACTTACTGAGGCAATCTACACCATTTACAGAGATCAGAACAGGTTTGAGTCAAAGAGTCAAAGGAAAGAACCAGCACCTGCTCCCAAGGAGTGGGAGACACGCTCTATAGTCTCTTCATCAGTTAATGCTTTCACATTACCTGTGATTAAACTCAACAACCATGAAATGGAAGCGAGGGAAGTTCACAAAGCAGAGCATGCCACTCCATGCAGTCTGGCAGACAAACTGCACCCAGAGTGCCAAGGCTCCGGGTGCTCAGAAGAACTTCTCAGCACTGCCATACAAACCAAAGCTGAGGTATTGAGGGCAGGTTTGTCGGTATCTCGGGATTCCAAGCTCTCAAGTGATGTGTCCAGTATATGCCAGCAACAGCTGCAGCTGCCAGATTCAGGGTTCAGGATTTTGGGCTCCCACTTGTCCCTGAATGCCCTTTCTGACCTGGGAACTGCACGACATGAAGAAAGGTCACGAAGATTCAGCTGCCCGAGGCTGGACCGCTTGGGTAGTAAGGGCTATATAAAACTGGCAGCACTAGGAGGAGACTCATTTGAAGCTCCAGATGGGGCACCAGAAACAGGTGTGGAGGGACCAGAACAGGCAGGAACACAGAGTTATATTATGAATACACATATATCCCCCAATAACTCAATCACACAGCTGCACATAGAACCTTCCATATCAAACTCTCAAACAGCCGATGCAGACATGGACCCAAAGACAAATCTCCAACAGGGGGAGAAGGTCTGA